The region CGGTGGGTTGTCGGGTGTGGTGCGGCCCCTGGTCAGCCCTGCTTACGGGCGGTCAGCCAGCCCGGGAACTTCTTCATGATCTCCCGGTACAGCTCGGCGTCGGCGACCGCACGCGGGTCGAGCCCGGCGTGGAAGAAGCCGGTGTTGTCGACCGCCCGCTTCTCCGGGACGGCGAGCGCGGGCGCGGTGTCCAGCTTCCGGAGGAAGTCGAACCCCTTCGCCTCCGGGTCCCCGAACGCCAGGAACTGCCAGAACAGTGGCAGCCCCGCCGCCTCGCACAGCGCCTTCTCGGCCGCGGTCTTCGCGGTGGGCGCGCCGTCCGTCTGGAAGATCACGAACGCGGGGGCGGTGGTACCGGACGCCTTGTAGTGCTCGATGACGGCGTTGACGGCGGTGTGGTAGTTCGTCCGCCCCATGTGGCCGAGCGAGCCGTGCAGCTCCTCGATGCGGCCGGTGTGCTGGTCCAGCTCGAGGTCGGCGGTGCCGTCGATGTCGGTGGAGAAGAACACGACGGGCACGGTGCCGGTGGCGTCGAACTGTGCGGACAGGGCGAGCGCCTGCTCGGCGAGGTGCTGAACCGTGCCGTCCTTGAAGTACCCCCGCATCGACCCGGACCGGTCCAGCACGAGGTAGACGACCGCCCGCTGCCCGGCCAGCCCATGCGCCTGGACGGCCTCCCCCGCGGCGGCGAAGGCCCCGACCAGCCCGGGCGCCCGCGATGCGAGGTCGGCGGGCGCGATGGCTGACGCGGTGGCGGGTGCGGTGGCGGGTGCTTCGGTCTTGGCGGCGGTGGGTGCGGCGGCTGCGGCTGCCACCGGCTCGGCCTCCGCCTCGGCGGGCTTGCCATCGGTCGTGGTCGCGGGGGCGGCTTCGCCGTCGTTCGCGGGCGTGGCCTCCGCCGGGGCCTCCGGTTCGGCTTCCGCCTTGGCCTCGGCCTCTGCCGCAGCGGGCTTGTCGTCGCTCGTGCCGGCGGGCATGGCCTCGTCGTCGGTCTCTGCTGCCGCTTCGGCTTCGGCCTTGGGCTCGGTGTCGGCACTCGCTGCCGCCGGGGCCGCCGTGGCATCGCCGTCGACCGCGAGCTCGGCCTCCGCCGGGGCCTCCGGTTCGGCTTCCGCCTTGGCCTCGGCCTCTACCGTGGCGGGCTTGTCGTCGCTCGTGGCGGCGGCCACGGGCATGGCCTCGTCGCTCGTGGCGGCGGGCATGGCCTCGTCGTCAGCCTCTGCCGCTGCCTCACCCTCGGGCGCGGCGGCAGTTGCCGTCTCCGCCGTGGCGGGCTCCGGCGCGGGGTCCTCCACAACCTCGGCCTCGGGCGTGGTGTCGGCCTCCGCCGAGGATGCGTCGGCGGCTTCCGCTACCCGCTCGGTGGCCTCCGGCGCGGGGTCGGTTGCGGGCGCGGGCTCAGGCTCGGCCTTCGCCACGGCCTCGGCCGTGGTCTCGGCGGGCTCGTCACCGGTCTTGGTCTCGGCAGCGGCCTCGGTGCCTGCCTTCGTCTCGGCTCCGGCGTCGGCACTCGCCTCCGCCGCCGGGGCGTCCGCGGCTGCGGCAGCCTCAGGCGCGGTGGCGGGCTCCGCCTCGGCCTCGGCTGCCGGTTCGGGCGTCGGCTCGGGTTCGGCGTCGGCCGCCGGGGTGGTGGGGGACGTGGCGTCGGCACCGTCCGACGACGTGGGCTGGGCGTCAACGTCCGGCTCGGGCGTGGCCTTTGGCTCGTCCTCGGTGGCGGGCTTGGGCTTGTCCGCCCCTGCCTTCGCCTCCGTCTTCGCGTCGGCCGCTGCCGCTGCCTCACTCGGCGCGTCGTCGCCGGAGGTTGTCGTGTCCTCGGGCGCCGGGGACTTCAGGATCTCGTCCAGGGACTTCAGCGGAGCCGACAGGGCCGGGTCGTGCGTGGATTCGTCGTCGGGGGAGTCCGGGGCCGGTGCCATGTCCGCGGTCGGCTCAGGCTTCGGCTCAGGCTTCGGCTCAGCCTTCGGCTCAGCCTTCGGCTCGGGCTCGGGCTCGGCTTCGGCCTCCACCTCGCCCTTCGGCTCGACGCCGGACTCTGCAGCCTTCGGCTCGGCGGCCGACTCAGCCTTGGACTTGGCCTTCTCGTCCGCCGTCTGCTCTACCGTCGGCTGTGCCGACTTCTCGGCCGACTGGGGGTCCGGGACAACCTCCGCCTCCGGCGCGGCAGAAGCTTCGTCCACCCCCGTGGTTCGGGAGCGGCCGAAAACTTTGCGCAGTAGGTCCCGTATGCCCATGGGAGATACCTCTCACGTGTCGAGTGCGGTGCATGGCGGTGCATGACCGTGGTGCCGAAAGGCTAGCGGGCCGTTGGGCGGCCCTCTTCCGCCGATTCCGCTCGCGCTTCGTTCACCTCTGGTTCAGGCGTTCTTCGACACCGTGCGGTTCTACGCCCATAGCTTCGCCGCCAAAGGATCCCGACGTCATGTCGGCCCGACCGCGTCGGCGTACTGCCCATGCGGGGCCCTGCGAAGCCCATACGTGACACCCTTACGGAGGGGAAGACGTGCGCAACCTCCTGCCGCTCATCAGCTCGCACCCGGGCGGTCGTTCCGCGCTGACGTGCCGGTACCGCTGTGGCGACGCCTGCTTTCACGAGACGCCGAACACCAGCGACAACGCCTACGTGGGTGACGTCATCGCCGGTGCCGCCTCGCGCCGTTCCCTTCTGCGGGCCGGTGCG is a window of Streptomyces violaceusniger Tu 4113 DNA encoding:
- a CDS encoding VWA domain-containing protein, whose translation is MGIRDLLRKVFGRSRTTGVDEASAAPEAEVVPDPQSAEKSAQPTVEQTADEKAKSKAESAAEPKAAESGVEPKGEVEAEAEPEPEPKAEPKAEPKPEPKPEPTADMAPAPDSPDDESTHDPALSAPLKSLDEILKSPAPEDTTTSGDDAPSEAAAAADAKTEAKAGADKPKPATEDEPKATPEPDVDAQPTSSDGADATSPTTPAADAEPEPTPEPAAEAEAEPATAPEAAAAADAPAAEASADAGAETKAGTEAAAETKTGDEPAETTAEAVAKAEPEPAPATDPAPEATERVAEAADASSAEADTTPEAEVVEDPAPEPATAETATAAAPEGEAAAEADDEAMPAATSDEAMPVAAATSDDKPATVEAEAKAEAEPEAPAEAELAVDGDATAAPAAASADTEPKAEAEAAAETDDEAMPAGTSDDKPAAAEAEAKAEAEPEAPAEATPANDGEAAPATTTDGKPAEAEAEPVAAAAAAPTAAKTEAPATAPATASAIAPADLASRAPGLVGAFAAAGEAVQAHGLAGQRAVVYLVLDRSGSMRGYFKDGTVQHLAEQALALSAQFDATGTVPVVFFSTDIDGTADLELDQHTGRIEELHGSLGHMGRTNYHTAVNAVIEHYKASGTTAPAFVIFQTDGAPTAKTAAEKALCEAAGLPLFWQFLAFGDPEAKGFDFLRKLDTAPALAVPEKRAVDNTGFFHAGLDPRAVADAELYREIMKKFPGWLTARKQG